In one Candidatus Paceibacterota bacterium genomic region, the following are encoded:
- a CDS encoding TIM barrel protein — translation MIQSIPDGPDSASRSSRREFIRQAGSALALGTVMSSFTGCRTGPDPRAADRKTLVGSNIFGWGQYAQRDNRKLEVEEVISALRDTGYDYLEGFMDVAHPEENARLAEQLRNKGLQPVSIYVGARLHEPARAGETVARMLAAARVCQQSGFQVISCNAAPIGREKTDAELKTQAAALSELGQGLNALGLKLGIHHHLPEMANHAREFHYTFEHTQPGMVGFCYDVHWVWKGGVMPLDALKQYGNRVVTWHLRQSRDGIWWEDLDTGDVDYAAVAAYARAHKLPRRFTVELALEPGTKITRSVVENHRRSREYVRRVFETA, via the coding sequence ATGATTCAATCCATCCCTGATGGTCCCGACTCGGCCTCCCGCTCATCCCGGCGCGAGTTCATTCGGCAAGCCGGTTCCGCGCTGGCGCTCGGCACGGTGATGTCCTCATTCACCGGCTGTCGCACAGGCCCCGACCCGCGCGCCGCCGACCGGAAAACGCTGGTAGGCTCCAACATTTTCGGCTGGGGCCAATACGCCCAGCGCGACAACAGGAAGCTGGAGGTGGAGGAGGTCATTTCGGCGCTGCGCGACACCGGTTACGATTACCTCGAGGGCTTCATGGATGTGGCCCACCCCGAGGAGAACGCCAGGCTCGCCGAGCAGCTTAGAAACAAAGGGCTGCAGCCGGTGAGCATCTACGTCGGCGCACGCCTCCACGAACCGGCCAGGGCCGGGGAGACGGTAGCGCGTATGCTGGCCGCGGCCAGGGTCTGCCAGCAGTCCGGGTTCCAGGTCATTAGCTGCAACGCCGCCCCTATCGGGCGCGAGAAGACCGACGCCGAGTTGAAGACGCAAGCGGCGGCGCTGAGCGAACTGGGCCAGGGCCTTAACGCGCTGGGCCTTAAGCTCGGAATACATCATCATCTGCCAGAGATGGCCAACCACGCGCGCGAATTCCACTACACCTTCGAGCACACCCAACCCGGCATGGTCGGCTTCTGCTACGACGTCCATTGGGTCTGGAAAGGAGGCGTCATGCCGCTGGATGCGCTCAAGCAATACGGCAACCGAGTGGTGACCTGGCACCTCCGCCAGAGCCGCGACGGAATCTGGTGGGAAGACCTGGACACCGGGGACGTGGACTACGCAGCCGTGGCCGCGTATGCGCGGGCGCACAAGTTGCCGCGGCGGTTCACCGTGGAACTGGCCCTCGAACCCGGGACAAAAATCACCCGCTCCGTGGTGGAAAACCACCGTCGCAGCCGCGAGTATGTGAGAAGGGTCTTCGAGACCGCATAA
- a CDS encoding prepilin-type N-terminal cleavage/methylation domain-containing protein, protein MSGTRRIWVKGRRAGQPSREGFTLIELLVVIAIIAILAALMLPALATAKEKARRTECLSNLKQQGVANTMYGNDNNNKFFSCPTNPGDYIWAYANYGGKQGKEFPAQLRAMNEYVCLTGPVRTNTGGAALVFRCPSDTGTLPGAFWPARRPTIFDRFGTSYTYNSDANDGDGRLGLVGKTFDQVKNPSKCLLVVDNTLCAYSQNLNPFEISYWHDQKRLGCGGAAFVDARAAYVRVTRDQPDWKRGANWTFVFNDP, encoded by the coding sequence ATGTCTGGAACTCGACGAATCTGGGTGAAGGGCCGACGCGCCGGGCAACCTTCGAGAGAGGGTTTTACGCTCATTGAGCTGCTCGTGGTTATTGCCATCATTGCAATCCTGGCGGCCCTGATGCTGCCGGCCCTGGCGACGGCCAAGGAGAAGGCCAGAAGGACGGAGTGCCTATCGAACCTGAAACAGCAGGGCGTGGCCAACACGATGTACGGCAACGACAACAACAATAAGTTCTTCTCCTGCCCCACGAATCCCGGGGATTACATTTGGGCCTACGCGAACTACGGCGGCAAGCAGGGGAAGGAATTCCCCGCGCAATTGCGCGCCATGAACGAGTATGTCTGCCTGACCGGACCAGTCCGGACCAATACCGGCGGCGCGGCGCTGGTGTTTCGTTGCCCGAGCGACACCGGGACATTGCCGGGAGCCTTTTGGCCCGCGCGCCGGCCGACAATCTTCGATCGTTTCGGCACGAGCTATACTTACAATAGCGACGCCAACGACGGCGATGGCCGGCTGGGTTTGGTGGGCAAGACCTTCGATCAGGTCAAGAACCCCTCAAAGTGCCTTCTGGTGGTGGATAACACCCTTTGCGCGTATTCGCAGAATCTTAACCCCTTCGAGATCTCTTATTGGCACGACCAGAAGCGGCTGGGGTGTGGTGGAGCCGCCTTTGTGGACGCACGCGCGGCCTACGTGCGCGTGACCCGGGACCAGCCGGATTGGAAACGCGGGGCGAACTGGACGTTTGTTTTCAACGATCCGTGA
- a CDS encoding YceI family protein, producing MNTKRHTLFAGTITCLLLAAASLQAASQMTTYAARSGSKMRIEGTSNIHDWQVESPFIGGLMEVGPGFPLEPGQAVTPGKVEAKAEVFIQVRSLKSIEKDGKPYSDKMDEIMWEHLKEPVHKRIVYHLTEMTLKEAPKAKDAPYVFDAKGDLAVAGVTNKIAMVVNVLPLADKKLEITGTVALKMTDFKVNPPAPKIALGLIKTGDDVKLIFKWIVGQRKLPAA from the coding sequence ATGAATACAAAGAGACACACACTATTCGCAGGAACTATCACTTGTTTATTGCTGGCAGCGGCGTCCTTGCAGGCGGCCAGCCAGATGACCACCTACGCTGCGCGTTCAGGCAGCAAAATGAGAATCGAAGGCACCTCCAACATCCATGACTGGCAAGTGGAAAGCCCCTTCATCGGCGGCCTGATGGAGGTCGGCCCCGGCTTTCCGCTCGAACCCGGCCAGGCCGTGACTCCCGGCAAGGTGGAGGCCAAAGCCGAAGTCTTCATTCAGGTGCGCTCGCTCAAGAGCATCGAGAAAGACGGCAAACCCTACAGTGACAAGATGGACGAGATCATGTGGGAGCACCTCAAGGAGCCAGTCCACAAGCGGATCGTTTACCACCTGACTGAAATGACGCTCAAAGAGGCGCCCAAAGCCAAGGATGCCCCTTATGTGTTCGACGCCAAGGGTGACCTGGCCGTGGCCGGAGTGACTAACAAGATCGCAATGGTGGTCAACGTTCTGCCGTTGGCAGACAAGAAGCTGGAGATCACTGGCACGGTCGCGCTCAAGATGACCGATTTCAAAGTGAACCCGCCCGCCCCGAAGATCGCGCTGGGCCTCATCAAGACCGGCGACGATGTGAAGCTCATCTTCAAGTGGATCGTCGGGCAGCGGAAGCTCCCGGCGGCCTAG
- a CDS encoding ATP-binding protein has protein sequence MGNKSSFLDKVLSRIGRLDEAGLQTVVQRLARERSFLETLFNTIEDGVLVVDETGRILYFNQAVTRFLGLQPSVEGQPITNFIPELEWDKIRRFDSAGGSGVVRHEFEVQYPRPRFLRLYAAPLDGQTAGSAGVALILHDATEARQKTIEAIESERTQALTQLAASVAHELGNPLNALHIHLQLMERELKKLRAGTSVEPRGKSGSGRHLRARAAAGAGDSDARDIVPKLEQYLSVARGEIDRLDYIITQFLHAIRPTLPQLKLVSLNDVVHKTLELLRPELDNRGLNVRTRLAVPIPVTPIDPTQIQQVLVNLIKNALQAMTKGGTLTLQTGEGSDGVWVSVADTGGGIPQEQINRIFEPFYTTKKKGTGLGLKIVQRIVRAHGGRIELESQVGRGTTFRIWLPLHERKPRLLEAPMHD, from the coding sequence ATGGGCAACAAATCCAGCTTCCTTGACAAGGTGCTGTCCCGCATTGGGCGGCTGGACGAAGCCGGCCTGCAAACCGTTGTGCAGCGCCTGGCGCGCGAGCGCAGCTTTCTGGAAACCCTCTTCAACACAATCGAAGATGGCGTGCTTGTGGTGGACGAGACTGGCCGCATTCTCTATTTCAACCAGGCGGTCACACGATTCCTGGGTTTGCAGCCCAGCGTCGAAGGCCAGCCCATCACCAATTTCATCCCCGAACTGGAGTGGGACAAGATTCGTCGCTTCGACAGCGCCGGAGGCTCGGGCGTGGTCCGCCATGAATTCGAAGTGCAGTATCCGCGCCCGCGGTTCCTGCGGCTCTACGCCGCGCCGCTCGACGGGCAAACCGCCGGCAGTGCCGGGGTCGCGCTTATCCTGCACGACGCCACTGAGGCGCGGCAGAAGACCATCGAGGCCATTGAGAGCGAGCGCACGCAGGCGCTGACCCAGCTTGCCGCCAGCGTGGCCCATGAACTGGGCAATCCGCTCAACGCCCTGCACATCCACTTGCAGCTCATGGAACGCGAGTTGAAGAAGCTCAGAGCCGGCACCTCGGTCGAGCCGCGCGGCAAGTCTGGCTCCGGACGCCATCTGCGCGCCCGCGCGGCTGCTGGCGCCGGTGACAGCGATGCCCGTGATATCGTCCCCAAGCTCGAGCAATACCTCTCCGTCGCCCGCGGCGAAATAGACCGCCTCGATTACATCATCACCCAGTTCCTGCACGCCATTCGGCCGACCCTGCCGCAGCTCAAGCTTGTCTCCCTGAACGATGTGGTCCACAAAACCCTTGAGCTCCTCCGGCCCGAACTCGACAACCGCGGCTTGAATGTCCGGACCCGGCTTGCCGTCCCAATACCTGTCACCCCGATTGATCCGACCCAAATCCAGCAGGTGTTGGTGAATCTGATCAAGAATGCCCTCCAGGCTATGACCAAAGGCGGCACCCTCACCCTGCAAACCGGTGAAGGGTCAGACGGTGTCTGGGTGAGCGTCGCCGACACCGGTGGCGGCATCCCGCAGGAGCAGATCAACCGCATCTTCGAGCCGTTTTACACCACCAAGAAGAAGGGCACCGGTCTGGGACTGAAGATTGTCCAGCGGATTGTCCGCGCCCACGGCGGGCGTATTGAACTGGAGAGCCAGGTTGGCCGCGGCACCACCTTCCGCATCTGGCTTCCCTTGCACGAGCGCAAGCCCCGCCTCCTCGAAGCCCCCATGCACGACTAA
- a CDS encoding PEP-CTERM sorting domain-containing protein (PEP-CTERM proteins occur, often in large numbers, in the proteomes of bacteria that also encode an exosortase, a predicted intramembrane cysteine proteinase. The presence of a PEP-CTERM domain at a protein's C-terminus predicts cleavage within the sorting domain, followed by covalent anchoring to some some component of the (usually Gram-negative) cell surface. Many PEP-CTERM proteins exhibit an unusual sequence composition that includes large numbers of potential glycosylation sites. Expression of one such protein has been shown restore the ability of a bacterium to form floc, a type of biofilm.): MKTKCLFVIAAMAASLASAADVNLLLDPNNLAANGWSTTIKHSTPTYVYTPGAGTVTQVADVGGVGAFKFTVPAMNTAWTFDSALIGTANLAGTLVNNISSIKIRALGITGDNANSWQPPSITLSLSRGGATSDRNLVYVPWSTQSSSWGAPAAHPRASGQWFEFDATTEGTWIVVDTGAKYATWAAVKSALGTAAIANQSQLPLSWGYASQQGVNIGIYPLYDEQRALDSAVSGEVDWFEFTVSGVTTRYDLGVVPEPGTLGLLAVGLGLLALRRRK, from the coding sequence ATGAAAACTAAATGTTTATTTGTTATCGCTGCGATGGCGGCATCATTAGCCAGCGCGGCGGATGTGAACCTGCTATTGGACCCCAACAACCTAGCGGCTAACGGCTGGAGCACAACCATCAAGCATTCCACCCCCACCTACGTCTATACCCCCGGGGCGGGAACGGTTACCCAGGTGGCGGACGTCGGCGGTGTTGGCGCCTTCAAATTTACCGTCCCCGCCATGAACACGGCGTGGACCTTTGATTCTGCCCTGATTGGCACCGCCAACCTGGCAGGGACGCTTGTGAACAATATCTCCAGCATCAAGATCCGTGCGCTCGGGATCACTGGTGACAACGCCAACAGTTGGCAGCCGCCCAGCATCACCTTGTCCCTTTCGAGGGGTGGCGCCACCTCTGACCGCAACCTCGTGTATGTCCCGTGGAGCACCCAGTCAAGCAGTTGGGGAGCTCCAGCGGCCCATCCGCGTGCTTCTGGGCAATGGTTTGAGTTTGACGCGACAACAGAGGGCACTTGGATAGTTGTGGATACTGGCGCGAAGTACGCGACTTGGGCTGCCGTGAAGAGCGCTCTTGGGACTGCCGCGATCGCGAACCAGAGCCAGCTGCCTCTTAGCTGGGGCTATGCTTCTCAGCAGGGCGTGAATATCGGCATCTACCCGCTGTACGACGAGCAGCGAGCCCTCGACAGCGCTGTCTCCGGCGAAGTTGACTGGTTCGAATTCACTGTCAGCGGCGTGACAACCCGTTATGACCTGGGCGTTGTTCCTGAGCCTGGTACGCTAGGGCTCTTGGCCGTCGGTCTGGGCCTGTTGGCTCTCCGCAGGAGGAAGTAG
- a CDS encoding carbohydrate-binding family 9-like protein, translating into MNYTVRAAAVAPALDAEWTDPAWGRAETLEIRHFRPESSSHHPQTSVRLLYVVTGIYGIFRVQDRYVRCVRTQYMQEVWKDSCVEFFAQPRLDRGYFNFEFNCGGAFLCSYITNPERTPEGFKEFTRVPAEIGQRIQARSSLPQRIDPEITAPVLWTLRFFIPFSLFGQYLGALGAASGQEWRGNFFKCADESSHPHWGCWSPVDELNFHRPSCFGTIRFE; encoded by the coding sequence ATGAACTACACCGTGCGAGCTGCCGCCGTTGCGCCCGCCCTTGATGCCGAGTGGACAGATCCGGCCTGGGGGCGTGCTGAGACACTGGAGATTCGCCATTTCCGCCCCGAGAGCAGCAGCCATCACCCGCAGACCTCTGTCAGGCTGCTTTATGTCGTTACGGGCATTTACGGCATCTTCCGCGTGCAGGATCGCTATGTGCGGTGCGTGCGAACCCAGTACATGCAGGAGGTTTGGAAGGACAGTTGCGTCGAGTTTTTCGCGCAGCCCAGGCTGGACCGGGGCTACTTCAACTTCGAATTCAACTGCGGTGGCGCGTTCCTGTGCAGTTACATCACCAATCCAGAGCGCACGCCGGAGGGTTTTAAGGAGTTCACCCGGGTGCCGGCCGAAATAGGCCAGAGGATTCAGGCCCGGTCATCGCTGCCGCAGCGGATAGACCCGGAGATTACGGCGCCGGTGCTGTGGACGTTGCGGTTCTTCATCCCATTCAGCCTGTTCGGGCAATACCTCGGGGCGCTGGGCGCGGCATCCGGCCAGGAATGGCGGGGCAACTTCTTCAAGTGCGCCGACGAATCTTCCCACCCGCACTGGGGCTGCTGGTCGCCGGTGGATGAACTCAACTTCCACCGGCCAAGTTGCTTTGGGACTATTCGTTTCGAGTAG
- a CDS encoding Gfo/Idh/MocA family oxidoreductase has translation MNENDSNALEYNRREFLKGGSVATLMTMLGGVELFAQTNAAPAGETKTPAVKINVAVIGLGAWGREIVNTLARMPQATPPIDAKIVSVCDTYQPFVTRTAKLAPGAAQTTDYKSILDNKDIKAVIVATPTHQHKEIVLAALKAGKHVYCEAPLAGSIEDAREIALAAKAARQLVFQSGLQMRSDPQRHFLLPFIRSGALGKTVLARAQSHKKTNWRTASSNPAQEKALNWRLSRATSLGLVGEIGSHQIDQAGWFLNALPTAVTGFGSLAFWKEDRDVPDTVQAVLEFPGDVRMIYDATLVNSFDGEYEMLYGSDAAVLMRDGKAWMFKEVDSPLLGWEVYADKLTFYKETGIALVAGKSKAPPANEQPKPAQDEPFTNTPLSFALGNFLRNSVDLDTAAEDYKASYGEDDLEGMMEHLSAVPRRAAASYLEGFHAVVTAVKANEAILGNKRIELKPEWYQLA, from the coding sequence ATGAACGAGAACGACAGCAATGCCCTGGAATACAACCGACGCGAGTTCCTCAAAGGCGGCTCGGTGGCCACGCTGATGACCATGCTCGGCGGCGTGGAGCTTTTCGCCCAAACCAACGCCGCGCCCGCCGGCGAGACCAAGACCCCAGCCGTCAAGATCAACGTGGCGGTCATTGGCCTGGGTGCGTGGGGCCGCGAGATCGTTAACACCCTCGCGCGGATGCCGCAGGCGACGCCCCCGATTGACGCCAAAATCGTCTCCGTTTGCGACACCTACCAGCCCTTCGTTACGCGCACCGCCAAACTCGCGCCTGGAGCGGCCCAGACGACAGATTATAAGTCGATCCTGGATAACAAGGACATCAAGGCCGTCATCGTTGCCACGCCGACGCACCAGCACAAAGAGATCGTGCTGGCGGCGTTGAAAGCGGGGAAGCACGTGTATTGCGAGGCGCCCCTGGCCGGCAGCATCGAGGACGCGCGAGAGATCGCTCTCGCGGCGAAAGCAGCCAGGCAACTGGTCTTTCAGTCGGGCCTGCAGATGCGCTCCGACCCGCAGCGCCATTTCCTGCTGCCGTTCATCCGCTCCGGCGCCCTGGGCAAGACCGTCCTCGCCCGCGCCCAATCGCACAAGAAGACAAACTGGCGGACTGCTTCGTCCAACCCGGCGCAGGAAAAGGCGCTCAATTGGCGGCTGAGCCGGGCCACCTCGCTCGGCCTCGTTGGCGAGATCGGGAGCCACCAGATTGACCAGGCGGGCTGGTTCCTCAACGCGCTGCCGACCGCGGTCACCGGCTTCGGCTCCCTCGCCTTCTGGAAGGAAGACCGCGATGTGCCAGACACTGTCCAGGCGGTGTTGGAATTCCCCGGGGACGTCCGAATGATCTATGATGCCACGCTGGTCAACTCGTTTGACGGCGAATACGAGATGCTCTACGGGAGCGATGCGGCGGTTCTGATGCGCGATGGCAAGGCGTGGATGTTCAAGGAAGTGGACTCGCCGCTGCTGGGCTGGGAGGTCTACGCCGACAAGCTCACCTTCTACAAAGAGACCGGCATCGCACTGGTCGCCGGCAAGAGCAAAGCCCCCCCTGCCAACGAGCAGCCCAAGCCGGCACAGGATGAACCCTTTACCAATACCCCGCTTTCGTTCGCACTGGGCAACTTTCTCCGCAATTCGGTGGACCTCGACACCGCGGCGGAGGATTACAAGGCCAGCTACGGCGAGGACGATCTGGAGGGCATGATGGAGCACCTGTCAGCCGTGCCGCGACGCGCAGCCGCCAGTTACCTGGAGGGCTTCCACGCCGTCGTCACCGCCGTGAAGGCCAACGAGGCCATTCTGGGCAACAAGCGGATCGAACTGAAACCCGAATGGTATCAACTGGCTTGA
- a CDS encoding glycosyltransferase family 2 protein, producing MQNECELTILMPCLNEAETLARCIEKARAGLARTGARGEVLVADNGSTDGSVAIAEKAGARVVHVKEKGYGSALRGGIEAARGNWIIMGDADDSYDFSAIEGFVAKFREGYDLVMGCRLPGGGGVIAPGAMPWKNRWIGNPSLSFIGRLFFKCPARDFHCGLRGLTKEAYRKLELKTTGMEFASEMVIKATLKSLRIAEVPITLHRDGRSRRPHLKPWRDGWRHLRFMLIYSPRWLFLVPGLVLGVLGTGAGAVLTMAPVHIGGVEFSTGTLAVASMSVIIGMQLVAFAFFTKVFAVGEGLLPQDPKFSRVFKTFTLEKGICVGLAVLVLGLALLLHALWVWKRAGYGMLSYGDNMRRLLPAVTLIVVAMQICFSSFFLSVLGLKTDSRRPPNT from the coding sequence ATGCAAAATGAATGTGAGCTAACGATCCTCATGCCGTGCCTGAATGAAGCGGAGACGCTGGCCCGGTGCATTGAGAAGGCGCGGGCGGGCCTGGCGCGGACCGGCGCGCGCGGCGAGGTGCTGGTCGCTGACAATGGCAGCACCGACGGTTCGGTGGCCATCGCCGAGAAAGCAGGGGCGCGGGTTGTCCACGTGAAGGAGAAAGGCTACGGGAGCGCCTTGCGCGGCGGGATCGAGGCGGCGCGCGGGAATTGGATCATCATGGGCGACGCGGACGATAGCTATGACTTCTCGGCCATCGAAGGGTTCGTGGCGAAGTTCCGCGAGGGCTATGACCTGGTCATGGGCTGCCGACTCCCGGGCGGAGGCGGGGTGATCGCGCCCGGAGCGATGCCTTGGAAGAATCGTTGGATTGGCAATCCGAGCCTATCGTTCATTGGTCGGCTGTTCTTCAAATGCCCGGCGCGGGACTTCCACTGCGGCCTGCGCGGATTGACCAAAGAGGCCTACCGAAAGCTGGAACTCAAGACCACCGGGATGGAGTTCGCTTCGGAGATGGTGATCAAGGCGACCCTGAAGTCGCTGCGAATTGCCGAGGTGCCGATTACGCTGCACCGGGACGGGCGATCACGGCGGCCGCATTTGAAGCCTTGGCGGGACGGGTGGCGGCACCTGCGGTTCATGCTGATCTACTCGCCGCGGTGGTTGTTCCTGGTGCCGGGCCTAGTGCTGGGGGTGCTGGGGACTGGGGCCGGGGCGGTGCTGACGATGGCACCGGTGCACATCGGCGGCGTGGAGTTCAGCACCGGCACGCTGGCGGTGGCGAGCATGTCCGTAATCATCGGCATGCAACTGGTTGCGTTTGCCTTCTTTACCAAGGTCTTCGCCGTCGGGGAGGGGTTGCTACCGCAGGACCCGAAGTTCTCGCGAGTGTTCAAGACCTTCACGCTGGAAAAGGGGATATGTGTTGGGCTGGCCGTGCTGGTCCTGGGACTAGCGCTGTTGCTGCACGCCCTGTGGGTCTGGAAACGAGCGGGCTATGGGATGCTGTCCTACGGCGACAATATGCGGCGGCTGCTTCCAGCGGTGACGCTAATAGTGGTGGCCATGCAAATTTGCTTTTCGAGTTTCTTCCTCAGCGTGCTGGGGTTGAAGACCGATTCACGACGTCCGCCCAACACTTGA
- a CDS encoding ThuA domain-containing protein, whose translation MRTLEYGWMRWSLLAGVLLGGIVGLAAPAQAALKKVLVVTVTTGFRHSSIPTAEKVLAELSKESNAFTVDYARVEPADPQFKGPDGKPDKDKVNAAIEKVLAEKMNPAALKKYDAVIFANTTGELPLPDKQAFLDWIKSGKGFVGMHSATDTFHKFAPYIEMIGAQFKTHGAQVEVDAINQDSECPICRHLPGSWKVFDEIYQFKNFDRSKVHGLLTLDEHPNDKTPGDYPIAWCKDYGKGRVFYTSLGHREDVWDPDWPDRKNPKEVAEAYQKHILGGIKWALGLEKMNAKPQKLAVE comes from the coding sequence ATGAGAACATTAGAGTATGGTTGGATGCGCTGGTCACTATTGGCTGGAGTATTGCTCGGCGGCATTGTTGGGCTGGCTGCCCCGGCGCAGGCTGCGCTCAAGAAGGTGTTGGTAGTGACGGTGACTACCGGATTCCGCCACAGCTCGATTCCCACGGCGGAAAAGGTGCTCGCCGAACTCAGCAAGGAAAGCAACGCCTTCACCGTGGACTACGCGCGCGTCGAGCCTGCTGACCCGCAATTCAAAGGCCCGGACGGCAAACCCGACAAGGACAAGGTCAACGCGGCCATCGAAAAGGTGCTCGCGGAGAAGATGAACCCCGCCGCGCTCAAGAAATACGACGCAGTGATCTTTGCCAATACCACCGGCGAACTGCCGCTGCCGGACAAACAGGCATTCCTGGATTGGATTAAATCCGGCAAAGGCTTTGTGGGGATGCATTCGGCCACCGACACCTTTCACAAGTTCGCCCCGTACATCGAGATGATCGGCGCCCAGTTCAAAACGCACGGCGCGCAGGTGGAAGTGGACGCCATCAATCAGGATAGCGAATGCCCGATTTGCCGCCATCTGCCCGGTAGCTGGAAGGTGTTCGACGAGATCTACCAGTTCAAGAACTTCGACCGCTCCAAAGTCCACGGCCTGCTGACCCTGGACGAACACCCCAACGATAAGACGCCTGGCGATTACCCGATCGCCTGGTGCAAAGATTACGGCAAGGGCCGCGTCTTCTACACCTCATTGGGCCATCGCGAGGATGTGTGGGACCCGGACTGGCCGGATCGCAAGAATCCCAAGGAAGTGGCGGAGGCCTACCAGAAACATATTCTGGGCGGGATCAAGTGGGCGTTAGGCCTGGAGAAGATGAACGCCAAGCCGCAGAAATTGGCGGTGGAATAA
- the corA gene encoding magnesium/cobalt transporter CorA — protein MIRSLVFTTQGRLHSKDIEMFLMPTLLSDTNLFLWVDLEKATPEEIKYVLEDVFHFHPLSIEDCIAASPSPKVEEYTPKEGDWFTPYLFMVIHAVDYSRKDGVFATSELNFFLGKNFLVTYHDGPLRSVSHTEECAVKATKNIARAPDRVAHTLLDSIVDNYKPALDELSLEIAELEQQALQHPTQQVLNKILQVKKEVLHLRQIIGPQREVLARFARGEFKLIRAHLVPYYRDVYDALFHISELAQGYTDTLTNILQVYLNMSSNRTSEVVKLLTMITVITTPLMMVGTWYGMNFRHMPEVDWKYGYSVALGVTMVSTAATYWYFKRKKWF, from the coding sequence ATGATTCGCTCACTGGTATTTACGACGCAAGGCCGGTTGCACAGCAAGGACATTGAGATGTTCTTGATGCCAACCTTGCTGAGCGATACCAACCTGTTCCTTTGGGTGGACCTGGAGAAGGCCACGCCCGAGGAGATCAAGTACGTGCTGGAGGACGTCTTCCATTTTCACCCGCTGTCCATCGAGGATTGCATCGCGGCGAGCCCTTCGCCGAAGGTGGAGGAGTACACTCCCAAAGAGGGCGATTGGTTTACGCCGTACCTGTTCATGGTGATTCATGCCGTGGACTACAGCCGGAAGGATGGTGTCTTTGCCACCAGCGAGCTGAATTTCTTCCTCGGGAAGAACTTTCTTGTCACCTATCACGATGGCCCCCTGCGCAGCGTGTCGCATACCGAAGAGTGCGCCGTCAAGGCTACCAAGAACATCGCCCGGGCCCCCGATCGTGTGGCGCACACCTTGCTGGATTCAATCGTTGACAACTATAAGCCGGCCCTGGACGAACTCTCACTTGAGATTGCGGAACTCGAACAGCAGGCCCTGCAGCATCCGACCCAGCAAGTACTTAACAAGATTCTGCAGGTGAAGAAGGAGGTGCTCCACCTCCGCCAGATCATCGGGCCGCAGCGCGAGGTCCTGGCCCGGTTTGCGCGTGGCGAGTTCAAGCTTATCCGTGCCCATCTGGTTCCTTATTACCGCGACGTTTACGATGCGCTGTTCCATATTTCCGAGTTGGCGCAAGGATACACTGATACGCTCACGAACATCCTTCAGGTTTATCTGAACATGTCCAGCAACCGCACGAGCGAAGTGGTCAAGCTGCTGACCATGATCACGGTCATCACCACTCCGCTGATGATGGTGGGCACCTGGTATGGCATGAATTTCAGGCACATGCCCGAGGTGGATTGGAAATACGGCTACTCCGTCGCCCTGGGCGTGACCATGGTGTCCACGGCTGCCACGTATTGGTATTTCAAGAGGAAGAAATGGTTCTAA